One stretch of Thermanaerosceptrum fracticalcis DNA includes these proteins:
- a CDS encoding radical SAM protein has protein sequence MNYDYPLYRPPSEAYSLILQVTIGCSHNACTFCTMYKQKRFRQKDWPEISELINTASQEYPRTKRIFLADGNALALPTETLVKTLKLLYENFPSLERVSIYGGPKDILSKTSAELETLYQEGLGLVYLGIESGSEKILKLVNKGVSPLEMIEAGQKVKKSGLQLSATIISGLGGKELWEEHALETARVASEINPHYLASLTLLLEEGAPLLRKIKEGRFIFLTPWETLRELYLLMQHVNLDKCIYRANHVSNYFSLAGVLNQERNLILQKLEYYLSRADIKALPVDYNRML, from the coding sequence TTGAATTATGATTACCCGCTGTACCGGCCGCCCAGTGAAGCCTACAGTTTAATTTTACAGGTCACTATTGGCTGTTCCCATAACGCTTGTACTTTTTGTACAATGTACAAACAAAAAAGATTCCGGCAGAAAGACTGGCCGGAAATCAGTGAACTGATTAACACCGCATCTCAAGAATACCCCCGTACCAAAAGAATCTTTTTGGCCGATGGCAATGCCCTGGCTCTGCCTACGGAAACCCTTGTCAAGACCCTTAAGCTATTATATGAAAACTTCCCTTCGCTAGAGCGGGTTAGTATCTACGGGGGACCGAAAGACATTCTTAGCAAAACCTCTGCCGAACTGGAAACCCTTTATCAAGAAGGGTTAGGCCTTGTCTACTTAGGGATTGAAAGCGGCAGTGAAAAAATTTTAAAACTCGTCAATAAAGGCGTTTCTCCACTGGAAATGATTGAGGCAGGCCAGAAGGTTAAAAAAAGCGGACTTCAATTATCAGCCACCATTATTTCGGGACTGGGGGGTAAAGAACTGTGGGAAGAACATGCCCTGGAAACGGCACGGGTAGCTTCAGAAATTAATCCCCATTACCTTGCTTCTTTAACCTTGCTGTTGGAAGAAGGGGCTCCCCTTTTACGGAAAATCAAAGAAGGCAGGTTTATCTTCTTGACTCCCTGGGAAACCTTAAGGGAATTATACTTATTAATGCAGCATGTTAACCTGGATAAATGCATTTACCGCGCTAATCATGTTTCTAATTATTTTAGCCTGGCCGGGGTACTTAACCAGGAAAGAAACCTTATCCTGCAAAAGCTGGAATATTATCTGAGCCGTGCCGATATCAAGGCTTTGCCTGTAGACTATAACCGGATGCTATAG
- the fusA gene encoding elongation factor G, translating to MRTYDSKKLRNVGILAHGGAGKTSLTEAILFNAGHTTRLGKVDDGNTVTDYLPEEIKRKVTVSTTLAPVEWKDTKINILDTPGYADFIGEVKSAMRAIDSIIMVVCGASGVEVQTEVHWDAAEEAKIPRLAFINKLDRENSNFYRVLDDMQQRFGNHVVPIMLPIGAEDSFAGVVDILKQKAYKFDGNKVKEEPIPDNLKTEVEKYREALMEAAAEGDDELLMKYLEGEPLTDEEIYTGLKAGVMNAKVVPVFCGSALKNIGIQPLMDAVLELLPSPVDHAEGKDLTKEPLAAIVFKTLADPFVGKLSFVKVVSGILKGDSTVYNVNKEKEERFGSLMVMRGKNQDTVTEAYPGDIVAIAKLAVTVTGDTLGIKDKTPILPGVNFPAPTYSVAVEAKSRNDEDKVGNALYRLLEEDPTLRLEKNTETKQTILTGMGEQHLDIIMERLQRKFGVEVNLSTPRVPYRETIRGTAEYEYKHKKQSGGHGQYGHVKLRFEPLPDKEFEFAETIFGGAVPKNYHPAVEKGVREAMVEGILAGYPVTNIKVTLYDGSYHEVDSSEMSFKIAANMAFKKGVEKARPVLMEPIMNVEVYVPEQFMGDIISDLNGKRGRIMGMEPKGKWQVVKAQVPLSEMYRYAIDLKSITQGRGHFKMEFSHYEDVPQQIAKEIIEEAMRNQEKTS from the coding sequence TTGCGAACCTATGACAGTAAGAAACTCAGAAATGTGGGCATATTAGCTCATGGAGGTGCGGGTAAAACCTCTTTAACCGAGGCCATACTGTTTAATGCCGGTCACACCACTCGTTTAGGTAAAGTTGATGACGGAAATACGGTTACGGATTATCTTCCCGAGGAAATCAAACGTAAAGTTACTGTTAGTACAACCCTTGCTCCTGTAGAATGGAAGGACACAAAGATCAATATTCTGGATACACCGGGTTATGCTGATTTTATAGGTGAAGTCAAAAGTGCAATGAGGGCTATTGATAGTATTATCATGGTGGTGTGTGGTGCTTCCGGCGTGGAAGTCCAAACCGAAGTACACTGGGATGCCGCTGAAGAGGCTAAAATACCTCGTCTGGCCTTTATCAATAAACTGGACCGGGAAAATTCCAACTTTTACCGGGTGTTAGACGATATGCAGCAGCGTTTCGGTAACCATGTGGTGCCTATTATGCTGCCTATCGGTGCGGAAGACAGTTTTGCCGGCGTTGTCGATATTCTTAAACAAAAAGCCTACAAATTTGACGGAAATAAAGTAAAAGAAGAGCCCATTCCCGATAACCTGAAAACCGAGGTGGAGAAATACAGAGAGGCTTTAATGGAAGCCGCGGCTGAAGGCGATGACGAGCTTCTCATGAAATATTTGGAGGGAGAGCCCCTTACCGATGAAGAGATTTACACTGGTTTGAAGGCCGGTGTTATGAATGCTAAAGTAGTTCCCGTCTTTTGTGGTTCTGCCTTGAAAAATATCGGTATTCAACCTCTCATGGACGCTGTTTTGGAACTGCTGCCCTCTCCTGTGGATCATGCAGAGGGAAAAGACTTAACCAAAGAACCTCTGGCTGCTATTGTTTTTAAGACCCTGGCCGACCCCTTTGTTGGTAAACTCAGTTTTGTGAAAGTTGTCAGCGGTATCTTGAAAGGTGATAGTACGGTTTACAATGTCAATAAGGAAAAAGAGGAACGCTTTGGTTCATTAATGGTCATGCGGGGTAAAAACCAGGATACAGTGACGGAAGCATATCCCGGGGATATTGTAGCTATTGCCAAGCTGGCTGTCACTGTAACCGGTGATACACTGGGTATAAAAGACAAAACTCCAATTCTCCCGGGTGTTAACTTCCCTGCTCCCACCTACTCTGTAGCTGTAGAAGCAAAATCCCGTAATGATGAAGATAAAGTAGGTAATGCACTCTACAGGTTATTAGAGGAAGATCCCACCTTAAGACTGGAGAAGAATACGGAAACGAAACAAACAATTCTCACCGGTATGGGTGAGCAGCACCTGGATATTATCATGGAAAGACTGCAACGAAAATTCGGGGTAGAAGTAAATCTTTCTACGCCGCGTGTACCTTATCGTGAAACCATCCGCGGCACTGCTGAATATGAATACAAACACAAGAAGCAGTCGGGCGGACATGGACAGTACGGACACGTTAAGCTCCGTTTTGAACCCCTTCCTGATAAAGAATTTGAGTTTGCCGAAACCATTTTTGGCGGTGCTGTGCCTAAGAACTACCATCCAGCTGTAGAAAAAGGCGTGCGGGAAGCTATGGTAGAAGGAATCCTGGCCGGATATCCCGTGACCAATATCAAGGTAACTCTCTATGACGGTTCTTATCATGAAGTTGACTCTTCTGAAATGTCCTTCAAGATTGCCGCCAATATGGCTTTTAAAAAGGGTGTAGAGAAGGCGAGACCTGTTTTAATGGAACCTATTATGAACGTGGAAGTCTATGTACCTGAACAGTTCATGGGAGATATTATCAGTGATTTGAACGGTAAGAGAGGACGCATCATGGGTATGGAACCAAAAGGAAAATGGCAGGTAGTAAAAGCCCAGGTTCCCCTTTCCGAAATGTATCGTTACGCTATTGATTTAAAATCCATTACCCAGGGGCGTGGTCATTTCAAGATGGAGTTCTCCCATTATGAAGATGTACCGCAGCAAATTGCCAAAGAAATTATTGAAGAGGCCATGAGAAACCAGGAGAAAACCAGTTAA
- a CDS encoding putative polysaccharide biosynthesis protein: MAKHSFLKGAFILVMANGLVKIIGFIYQIIIVRIIGTEGVGVFNMVFPLYITAMVITNAGIPLAVSKSVAETNNEKESQKILGMALTLLILLSTGGSFLLILFSPFIISKLYADPRVIPCFLVLISSLLLVAVSSGFRGYFQGTQDMRPTALTQLVEQVVRFITGLSLVIILVPYGLTWAAVGLAGGIFLSEIAGLVYIWHRYRRNVDVSRLIVWPSLKVLHKLFSFGIPVTITRLVITLCMAVEASLIPQQLMKSGFSLSRATSFYGELTGIVFTLISIPSILTFSLATTLVPAIAEAQSRKQANFLSQRTADAIGITLLAGVPSILVLFFWGPALSALLFNVTQAGVLLKIMSCGCIFLYLSQTMSGMLQGLGYVKIIFLTTLLGGLIRISGIYYFGAQPDMAETAIALSYILSYVITCFINLCVVKNKTKFTLNHTLYVRLFLSSMILIFLLFTFAPMIEQNLMVLLTLSFLFTGIFYLVMFLTGDKYIRLIIEQVKQNIIKKPV, from the coding sequence ATGGCTAAACATTCTTTTCTGAAGGGAGCTTTTATCCTGGTTATGGCCAACGGCCTGGTGAAAATAATAGGGTTCATTTATCAAATCATTATTGTCAGAATCATCGGCACCGAGGGGGTGGGAGTTTTTAACATGGTTTTCCCTCTTTATATTACAGCCATGGTCATCACCAACGCAGGAATCCCCCTGGCCGTATCCAAGAGCGTTGCTGAAACAAATAACGAGAAAGAATCCCAAAAAATATTAGGAATGGCTCTGACCCTCCTCATCCTCTTATCTACCGGCGGGTCATTTCTTTTAATCCTTTTCTCACCTTTTATCATTAGTAAATTATACGCCGATCCCCGGGTCATCCCCTGCTTTCTGGTACTTATCTCCTCTCTCCTTCTGGTGGCAGTATCTTCAGGTTTCCGGGGCTATTTCCAGGGTACCCAGGATATGAGACCAACGGCCTTGACGCAGCTTGTGGAACAGGTAGTTCGGTTTATAACGGGGTTGTCCCTGGTAATTATATTAGTTCCCTATGGTTTAACCTGGGCGGCGGTTGGTTTGGCCGGCGGCATTTTTCTCAGTGAAATCGCAGGCTTAGTCTACATTTGGCACAGGTACAGGCGAAATGTGGACGTTAGTCGGCTCATTGTCTGGCCTTCCTTGAAAGTCTTGCACAAATTATTTTCTTTCGGGATACCAGTTACCATCACCAGGCTGGTAATAACGCTTTGTATGGCCGTAGAGGCCAGTTTGATTCCACAGCAGTTAATGAAATCAGGCTTTTCTCTTTCCCGGGCCACCTCATTTTACGGTGAATTAACAGGAATTGTGTTTACCCTCATCTCCATCCCTTCTATTTTAACCTTCTCCCTGGCCACCACCTTAGTACCAGCCATTGCTGAAGCCCAAAGCCGAAAACAGGCAAACTTTTTGAGCCAGCGTACAGCAGACGCTATCGGGATCACCCTGCTGGCAGGGGTCCCCAGTATACTGGTTTTATTTTTTTGGGGTCCTGCCCTCTCCGCTTTGTTATTTAATGTAACACAGGCCGGCGTATTGCTGAAAATTATGTCTTGCGGCTGTATCTTCTTATATTTGTCACAAACCATGTCAGGTATGTTACAAGGATTGGGTTACGTAAAAATTATTTTTCTCACCACTTTATTAGGGGGGCTCATCCGTATCTCCGGAATTTATTATTTCGGTGCCCAACCGGACATGGCAGAAACGGCAATTGCCCTCAGTTATATCTTAAGCTACGTTATTACCTGTTTTATTAATCTATGTGTTGTTAAAAACAAAACCAAATTTACGCTTAATCACACTCTGTACGTGAGGCTTTTTTTGAGCAGCATGATTCTAATCTTTTTATTATTCACCTTTGCACCCATGATTGAGCAGAATCTCATGGTCTTATTAACTCTGTCATTCCTTTTTACCGGTATTTTTTACCTGGTGATGTTCTTGACCGGTGATAAATATATCCGTCTGATTATAGAACAGGTGAAACAAAATATAATAAAAAAGCCTGTCTAA
- the surE gene encoding 5'/3'-nucleotidase SurE, with the protein MQILVTNDDGIMAPGLLELAKTMTKLGEVIVVAPAEEKSATGHGITIHQPLRIKEFHLPGIGQAWAVTGTPADCVKLGLKELVSKECSLVISGINNGPNLGTDVLYSGTVSAAIEGVLLGIPSIAVSLASYEADDYKLSAEVALFVAEQLYANKETLPPDTLLNINVPPVPRERLKGYKVTKLGIREYENVFDKRTDPRGRPYYWLAGDIIPSREEDPEIDLVAVEYNFVSVTPIHFDLTNYRIINKVKEWGIEAVKP; encoded by the coding sequence ATGCAGATTTTAGTGACCAATGACGATGGTATTATGGCGCCGGGCCTTTTAGAACTGGCCAAAACAATGACAAAACTGGGAGAAGTCATTGTAGTAGCACCGGCGGAAGAAAAGAGTGCCACCGGACATGGCATTACTATTCACCAGCCCCTGCGAATCAAAGAATTTCACTTACCCGGTATAGGGCAAGCTTGGGCCGTAACCGGCACACCGGCAGATTGTGTAAAACTTGGTCTTAAAGAACTGGTCTCTAAGGAATGCAGCCTGGTCATTTCCGGAATTAATAATGGCCCTAACCTAGGGACCGATGTTTTGTATTCAGGGACAGTCTCTGCAGCCATTGAAGGTGTACTTTTAGGTATACCTTCGATAGCTGTTTCCCTGGCTTCATATGAAGCAGATGATTACAAACTTTCCGCAGAGGTAGCTTTATTTGTGGCAGAACAACTGTATGCCAACAAGGAGACTTTGCCGCCGGATACCCTTCTGAACATTAATGTACCCCCGGTGCCCAGAGAGCGGCTCAAAGGTTACAAAGTTACCAAACTGGGGATTCGTGAATATGAAAATGTCTTTGATAAACGTACTGACCCCAGGGGGCGGCCCTATTACTGGCTGGCTGGCGACATCATTCCTTCGCGGGAAGAAGACCCGGAAATTGATTTGGTGGCTGTGGAATACAATTTTGTCTCAGTAACACCCATCCATTTTGATTTGACCAATTATCGAATTATCAATAAAGTAAAAGAGTGGGGAATTGAAGCGGTAAAACCCTAA
- a CDS encoding YpmA family protein: MEITEEKLELVATKSFAEYEEMYKVIDFLNKNLKEKRVMLGLKKDKEKKRLYINIYEF, encoded by the coding sequence ATGGAAATAACTGAAGAAAAGTTAGAACTTGTGGCCACCAAAAGTTTTGCAGAATACGAAGAAATGTATAAAGTTATCGATTTTCTTAATAAAAATCTAAAAGAAAAAAGAGTTATGCTAGGTCTTAAAAAGGATAAAGAAAAGAAAAGGCTGTACATTAATATTTACGAGTTCTAA
- a CDS encoding IS110 family transposase produces MCGDPVTVFSLTISLQGGRILRIVYPICCGVDVHKTFLVATLITTQGIVPSYKKKRFSTFNKSILAFKQWLIDNNCFDVCMESTGKYYVPIYNLLEDSIRVTVANPKWVAAVKGNKDDVKDSKWIGDLFRLGLVPGSFIPSKNIRILREYTRYRFKLVSCKSSEKNRFQNAFTVCNVALDAVVSDMFGKSASSITDYLVNSDSFDPKHCVSLLQRSLKKKADEVIESIEGFQMSAEQKTRIRFVRKHLDFVEQLIADLDQTIARLAAPLESAIALLCTIPGVDRNIAITILSEIGTDMSQFSSSKRLCCWGGLTPGNNQSAGKKKSVRITRAGVYLKPTLVQAAHAAVKSNSSAYYRIKYERISKRRGKKRAIIAIARMILTATYHMLQSGEVFNPCDLYHVDMPVELRNKQKEKALRQAAKLLVAHGIVNPEHITLPA; encoded by the coding sequence ATGTGCGGCGATCCAGTCACTGTCTTCTCCCTCACAATTTCATTGCAAGGAGGGAGAATTCTGAGAATCGTTTATCCCATCTGTTGTGGCGTCGATGTACACAAGACATTTCTCGTCGCTACGCTCATCACAACGCAGGGTATCGTTCCGAGTTACAAAAAAAAGCGTTTTTCTACCTTTAACAAATCCATTCTGGCGTTTAAGCAGTGGCTGATTGACAACAACTGCTTTGACGTTTGCATGGAGAGCACCGGGAAGTATTATGTTCCCATATACAATTTGCTGGAGGACAGCATCCGGGTTACCGTCGCCAACCCCAAGTGGGTTGCTGCTGTTAAGGGCAACAAGGATGATGTCAAGGATTCCAAGTGGATCGGCGATCTTTTTCGCCTCGGTCTGGTTCCCGGTAGCTTTATCCCGTCCAAGAACATCCGCATTTTGCGGGAGTATACGCGATACCGCTTCAAGCTCGTTTCCTGTAAATCCAGCGAAAAGAACCGCTTTCAGAACGCTTTCACCGTTTGCAATGTCGCCCTTGATGCTGTCGTTTCCGACATGTTTGGCAAATCTGCCTCTTCCATCACGGACTACCTTGTAAACTCGGATTCTTTCGATCCAAAACATTGCGTTTCCTTGCTGCAACGCTCCTTGAAGAAGAAAGCCGACGAGGTCATCGAATCTATTGAGGGTTTTCAAATGTCTGCGGAACAGAAGACACGCATCCGTTTCGTCCGCAAACACTTGGATTTCGTGGAGCAGCTCATTGCCGACCTCGACCAAACCATCGCCCGGTTGGCTGCACCCTTGGAAAGCGCCATTGCCCTACTGTGTACCATTCCCGGAGTTGACCGTAACATAGCCATTACGATCCTCTCCGAAATTGGTACGGATATGTCTCAGTTCTCATCCTCGAAACGCTTATGCTGCTGGGGGGGACTAACGCCCGGCAACAATCAATCCGCAGGCAAAAAGAAGTCCGTTCGCATTACGAGGGCCGGGGTTTATCTCAAGCCCACGCTCGTGCAAGCAGCCCATGCCGCTGTAAAATCGAATTCTTCCGCTTACTACCGTATCAAATATGAGCGGATATCCAAGCGCCGAGGGAAGAAACGAGCCATAATCGCCATTGCCAGAATGATACTTACAGCCACTTATCATATGCTCCAATCAGGTGAAGTCTTCAATCCTTGTGACCTCTACCATGTTGATATGCCGGTGGAGCTTCGCAATAAGCAAAAGGAGAAAGCTTTGAGGCAAGCTGCTAAACTCTTGGTTGCCCATGGTATCGTAAACCCCGAACATATCACGCTGCCTGCTTAA
- the folE gene encoding GTP cyclohydrolase I FolE has protein sequence MDEAKIQKAVRMILEAIGEDPEREGLRGTPLRVAKMCEEIFSGMKEDPGMHLEVCFTEEHEEMVLIKDIPLYSFCEHHLLPFFGKAHVAYIPRKGKITGLSKLARVVEGYARRPQLQERLTTQIADSIMKVLNPLGVIVVIEAEHMCMTVRGVKKPGSKTITSAVRGLFRSNNATRAEALSLIRGK, from the coding sequence ATGGACGAGGCAAAAATCCAAAAAGCGGTCAGGATGATTCTCGAGGCTATTGGCGAGGATCCGGAAAGGGAAGGTTTGCGGGGAACCCCTTTACGGGTAGCGAAGATGTGTGAGGAGATATTCTCGGGAATGAAAGAAGACCCCGGTATGCATTTGGAAGTATGCTTTACGGAAGAACATGAAGAAATGGTCCTGATCAAAGATATCCCCCTTTACTCTTTTTGTGAACATCATCTCTTACCATTCTTCGGTAAAGCCCATGTAGCCTATATACCGCGCAAAGGTAAAATAACGGGCCTGTCGAAGTTGGCCCGTGTTGTGGAGGGATATGCCCGGAGACCCCAGCTTCAGGAACGCTTAACCACACAAATAGCTGACTCCATCATGAAGGTTCTAAACCCGCTGGGCGTTATCGTGGTTATTGAAGCGGAACACATGTGTATGACTGTGCGTGGGGTCAAGAAGCCTGGCAGTAAAACCATCACTTCGGCGGTAAGAGGATTATTCCGCAGCAATAATGCCACCAGGGCCGAGGCTCTTTCACTTATCAGGGGGAAATAA
- a CDS encoding tetratricopeptide repeat protein, with translation MLSLKEKFAVFRLRNMSFFYRLLGRYQVAIDYLQKITQTAHASDRDWWHLGLLLSQLERWEEAAQSFQKAVQISRRKAQYLYWLGTAQENLGNTAEAEVLYDEAVLGNYGTALAAKGHILMKKEIYEEALELFREYLKTSPKDTEVLNAAGLCFFYLGDTDKAGHYLGQALALKPRDQTISHNLGLTYIRQQKYPEALQIYENMDQHHDKEICKSMAFCYGCVEKWEESLQYYRKALEVDPDDPETKLNMASIYAKNGESTRALEILKDLLLSNPQDTDILNNLAWTYENLQLLEEAEHNYWRSLALSPGNPYVIYNLACCLKKQEKYLEAIDILEHLGKMKGWQKIAWTTIAQIYEGLEAKSLAVDYYNKALGLE, from the coding sequence GTGTTGAGTTTAAAGGAAAAATTTGCTGTATTCCGTTTAAGGAATATGTCCTTTTTTTACCGACTGTTAGGTAGGTACCAGGTGGCCATAGATTATTTGCAAAAAATAACGCAAACTGCACATGCTTCAGACAGGGACTGGTGGCACTTGGGTCTTTTATTATCCCAGCTAGAGAGGTGGGAGGAAGCCGCCCAGTCCTTCCAAAAGGCAGTACAAATTAGCCGGCGTAAGGCCCAATATCTATACTGGCTCGGTACTGCCCAGGAAAATTTAGGTAATACAGCAGAGGCCGAAGTCCTGTATGACGAGGCAGTCCTTGGCAATTATGGTACTGCCCTGGCCGCTAAAGGACATATCTTAATGAAAAAAGAAATTTATGAAGAAGCCCTGGAGTTGTTCCGGGAATATTTGAAAACCAGCCCCAAAGATACTGAAGTGTTAAATGCAGCGGGTTTATGTTTTTTTTATCTGGGTGATACAGACAAAGCAGGACATTATTTGGGACAAGCCCTGGCCTTAAAGCCACGTGACCAGACCATTTCACATAATTTAGGCCTGACTTATATTAGGCAGCAGAAGTATCCAGAGGCTTTACAAATATATGAAAATATGGACCAGCATCATGACAAAGAGATCTGTAAAAGCATGGCCTTTTGCTACGGATGTGTAGAAAAATGGGAAGAAAGCCTGCAGTATTACCGGAAAGCCCTGGAAGTTGATCCTGATGACCCGGAAACAAAACTTAACATGGCCAGTATTTATGCTAAAAATGGAGAATCCACCAGAGCATTGGAAATACTTAAGGATTTGCTGCTGTCTAACCCCCAGGATACGGATATTTTAAATAACCTGGCCTGGACCTACGAAAACCTCCAGCTCCTGGAGGAAGCCGAGCACAATTATTGGCGAAGTCTTGCTTTATCACCCGGCAATCCTTATGTTATCTACAATTTAGCTTGCTGCCTCAAAAAACAGGAAAAGTATCTGGAAGCCATTGATATCTTGGAACATCTGGGCAAGATGAAGGGCTGGCAAAAAATTGCCTGGACAACTATAGCGCAAATTTATGAAGGCCTAGAGGCCAAATCCCTGGCCGTGGATTATTATAATAAAGCGTTAGGTTTAGAATAA
- a CDS encoding TIGR04086 family membrane protein, translating to MRENYHTGEGLQFRSVIKGIMWSLIITILLGLIVSLILQFTSLSENLLSSFSTFIFFVSMFLGATIGARAAGSKGLIHGLAISFTYFVLLIIIGLVWNPAGFSLYVLGKKFAFSFAAGALGGIIGIGLASR from the coding sequence TTGAGAGAAAATTATCATACTGGCGAGGGTTTACAGTTCCGTTCAGTTATCAAAGGTATCATGTGGTCTCTTATCATAACAATTTTATTAGGTTTAATTGTTAGCCTAATTCTTCAATTTACATCGCTGTCTGAAAACCTTTTATCCAGTTTTTCCACTTTTATCTTCTTTGTCAGCATGTTTCTGGGGGCCACTATTGGTGCCCGGGCAGCAGGTTCTAAGGGTTTAATCCATGGCCTGGCCATAAGCTTCACCTATTTCGTACTGCTCATAATCATTGGACTTGTCTGGAACCCGGCTGGTTTTTCTCTTTATGTCTTAGGGAAGAAGTTTGCCTTTTCTTTTGCAGCGGGTGCCTTAGGGGGAATCATTGGTATCGGCCTTGCTTCCCGCTAG
- the pssA gene encoding CDP-diacylglycerol--serine O-phosphatidyltransferase — MSKRLIPNIVTLANLFFGITSLWLTMESQYKEAAVAILFAMVLDGMDGRLARRLHVTSDFGKELDSLSDLVSFGVAPALLTYGSILNTIGYWGLLIAIIFALCGAIRLARFNVLNIKTHFVGVLITICGPLMAIFVLLSNRLPLEFYVIMSIVLSYLMVSNIKVPKY, encoded by the coding sequence ATGAGTAAAAGGTTAATACCTAACATAGTTACCCTGGCCAATCTGTTTTTTGGGATTACATCCTTATGGTTAACTATGGAAAGTCAGTATAAAGAAGCGGCAGTGGCCATTTTATTTGCTATGGTCCTGGATGGGATGGATGGCCGCTTAGCCCGGCGTCTTCACGTTACTTCTGACTTTGGCAAAGAGTTAGATTCCTTGTCAGACTTAGTTTCTTTTGGGGTGGCACCTGCCCTGTTAACATATGGTAGTATATTAAATACCATAGGTTACTGGGGGTTATTAATTGCCATTATCTTTGCTCTCTGTGGTGCCATAAGACTTGCCAGGTTTAATGTTTTAAACATTAAGACACATTTTGTGGGTGTGCTTATTACGATTTGCGGGCCGCTTATGGCAATTTTCGTGCTCCTCTCTAATAGATTGCCCCTCGAGTTTTATGTCATCATGTCCATCGTGTTGTCTTATCTTATGGTTAGCAATATTAAAGTACCGAAGTATTAG
- a CDS encoding phosphatidylserine decarboxylase family protein, with product MVQDFRGINFNFYFNGPVKDGKMKANYREERNRALDKRKWIIVPDAMPMLALGIALTLIIYFWLGFPWAFIPFLFVIFTLYFFRNPERCVECKAEDVVSPADGVILAVEEVREDRFLNGPAVKVSIFLNIFNVHVNRSPIAGKVAYVFYQAGKFLPAFKGHASHLNERNYVGIVSENNPRNRVLVVQITGFIARRIVCWVKEGEVLQQGERFGLIKFGSCTEVYLPKGSHIFVQKGQKVRGGETIIGRFYNE from the coding sequence ATGGTTCAAGACTTCCGGGGGATAAATTTCAACTTTTACTTTAACGGTCCTGTAAAAGATGGTAAAATGAAGGCAAATTATAGAGAAGAAAGGAACAGAGCATTGGATAAAAGAAAATGGATCATCGTACCGGACGCTATGCCTATGCTTGCTCTTGGCATCGCGTTAACTTTAATCATATATTTCTGGCTGGGGTTTCCGTGGGCATTTATACCTTTTCTTTTCGTGATATTTACGTTGTACTTTTTCCGTAATCCTGAACGGTGTGTGGAGTGTAAGGCCGAAGATGTCGTATCCCCTGCCGACGGTGTGATTTTGGCGGTGGAGGAAGTTAGGGAAGATAGATTCTTAAATGGTCCGGCGGTGAAAGTAAGTATTTTTTTAAATATCTTTAACGTGCATGTCAATAGAAGTCCTATTGCCGGCAAAGTGGCCTATGTTTTTTACCAGGCCGGAAAATTTCTTCCCGCTTTTAAAGGCCACGCTTCTCATTTGAACGAAAGAAATTATGTTGGCATTGTTAGTGAGAATAATCCCCGCAATAGAGTTTTGGTTGTGCAAATTACAGGTTTTATCGCCCGCAGAATTGTTTGCTGGGTAAAAGAGGGGGAGGTATTACAACAAGGTGAAAGGTTTGGTCTTATAAAATTTGGCTCCTGTACCGAAGTATATTTACCAAAAGGGAGTCATATATTTGTGCAAAAGGGACAAAAGGTTAGAGGAGGAGAGACTATTATCGGGAGGTTCTATAATGAGTAA